One window of the Octopus sinensis linkage group LG3, ASM634580v1, whole genome shotgun sequence genome contains the following:
- the LOC115209755 gene encoding FMRFamide receptor-like, with translation MASNPILPNCTQIALQNATATEEAEEREYSEFYTQSQFITGLILYPIFCIPGIIGNALTIIVLTQKTMRTSTNAFLSALAISDMIKLMNDLMYFIVLLISRSYPTIGKTAFGYIYPYAHFIFNLAACVSSWLIVSVAAERYLMVCHAAQAKTLCTRRIAIIVSAVIYTCMTILAIPSAIRYKTVSCFDYNQNKTVYDIHVTELWMNENFETAYNWIQNLLRSVIPFLVLIVLNTYIINALRKTRANRRFSARNRITFMLIMVIVVFVVCITPDAIMSACFGLGYYDENLLVKGIREFTDTLLAVNAALNFVLYCLFNKVFREHFRTIFCHRLGGRRITMEPDESEYRRLSDQKNNLSIATKLTIQKTATTHV, from the coding sequence atggcAAGCAATCCCATTCTACCAAACTGTACACAAATCGCATTGCAGAATGCTACTGCCACAGAAGAAGCCGAAGAGAGAGAATACAGTGAATTTTATACGCAATCGCAATTTATTACTGGTCTTATACTTTATCCCATATTTTGCATTCCAGGAATAATTGGCAATGCACTAACAATAATTGTACTGACACAAAAAACGATGCGAACCTCGACAAATGCATTCCTAAGTGCGTTGGCAATTTCAGACATGATTAAATTGATGAATGATTTAATGTACTTTATAGTTCTTCTTATTTCACGATCCTATCCGACAATAGGCAAAACAGCATTTGGCTATATTTATCCGTACGCTCATTTTATATTCAACCTTGCAGCCTGTGTTTCGTCGTGGCTGATTGTATCAGTTGCAGCTGAGAGATATCTAATGGTATGTCATGCGGCACAAGCTAAAACCTTATGTACCCGAAGGATCGCAATTATTGTCAGCGCTGTTATTTACACATGCATGACTATTCTTGCCATACCGTCAGCTATAAGATATAAAACTGTATCGTGTTTTGATTACAATCAAAACAAAACCGTTTATGACATACACGTAACTGAATTATGGATGAACGAGAATTTCGAGACAGCTTACAATTGGATACAAAATTTACTAAGATCTGTAATTCCCTTTTTGGTGCTAATCGTACTTAATACTTATATAATTAACGCTCTTCGAAAAACGCGAGCCAATCGAAGATTTTCAGCAAGAAACAGAATCACGTTCATGCTAATaatggttattgttgtttttgtagtttgtATCACACCGGACGCTATCATGTCAGCATGCTTCGGCTTAGGTTATTATGACGAAAATCTACTCGTCAAAGGTATTCGAGAATTCACAGATACACTTTTAGCTGTGAATGCTGCATTAAATTTTGTACTTTACTGTTTGTTTAACAAAGTGTTTCGTGAGCATTTCCGAACGATATTTTGTCATCGTTTAGGCGGTCGACGTATTACTATGGAACCTGATGAAAGTGAATATAGGCGGTTGTCAGATCAAAAAAATAACCTGTCTATAGCAACAAAGCTAACAATTCAAAAAACAGCTACGACACACGTTTGA